The Bdellovibrio sp. GT3 genome contains the following window.
CACTCCAACGAATGCGATCAAAACCGTTCCGTTTTATGAAAAGATCGACTACGTTTTCTATCGGAAAGAGAAACCTTTAAAAACCATCAAGGATCTTGAAGGCAAAAAGGTCGGCTTAACCTTTCGCTATCCCTATGCTGTCAAACTGACTGCAAATAAGAAAATTAAATTCGTCTTTTCCGAGGATGACGTTTCGAACATGAAAAAGCTGTCTGATGGAAATATTGATGCCTTTGTGGTCGAAGAGCGCTCAGGGTTACGGGCTTTGGAACTCAGTCGTGTGAATGGGATCACCTTTGACCGCCAGACACCACTCTCCAAGCAGGATGTTTACTACGCGTTCGAAGATACCGAAGAAGGGCGTCGTTTGGCCAAAGAGTTTAGTGCAGTCATAATGGCGATGAAGGCCAATGGCAGTCTGGATGAGGCTATATTACGCTCTAAAAAATAAGAGCCATCGTTTAATTCACTCAGGTTAAATCCGAATACTCTCACCTTAAAATCTGAAACTTCACTGTTATTAAAGTCCTTTTCAAGTTTGACCCAGAGGATGGTCCGAAATTTTTCATTTCTTCCATGATAATTGCCGCTTTGTAAGAACTCTTCGTTAGGATTTGTCGAAGAACACAAAGTCAAAATCATGGAGGATGAATGACTAAAAGAACCCTACTGAACACTCTTGCTGTAACCGCTTTCCTTACTCTTGCAGCTTGTGGTCAAGGTGGCACATCAGGTGCTGCTTCCGAAACTCTGAATGACGACCAAACAACCCAAACAACGGCAGACGATACGACCGACGAACAAGCGTTCAATGCTGCTGATCAAAGCGAAAACGATGCTCCAGAAAGCATGATCGACGACACTGTTGAACAAGAAGCAGATCTATCTGTATCCAGCCGTGCTTCCATTCTTGCGAAATATAGCTACGTGGATCCAAACCGTGTTGTACCAACAACGGCTCTTGGAAATGCCTTGGTATATTTCGAGAACAATAAATCAAAGATCAAAAACAAAAAGTATGTTTCCGTGATCGACTACTCACAAAGTTCCAGAAAAGCACGTTTCCATATCATCGATATGGCGACGGGTAAAGTTTGGAGCATCCGCGTGGCCCATGGTAAAGGTTCTGACTCGAATCATGATGGTTATGCAGAGAAGTTCAGTAACGTGTCCGGTTCCAAAGCGACTTCGGTTGGCTACTTCCTGACAGGAAGCACTTATAATGGTTCCAACGGTCTTTCCCTAAGACTTGATGGTATGTCATCCACGAATTCAAATGCTCGTGGTCGTGCGATCGTTATTCACGGAGCTTCTTACGTTAAAGAAAGCAGCGTGATCCAAGGTCGCAGCTGGGGTTGCCCGGCGGTAGCGTCTTCTTTGAAAACGAAAGTTATCACAATGCTTAAAGGCGGAAGCTTGATCTATTCCGTAAAATAGATTCTTTCTGCTGTTCAGTATGTTTCAAAACACCAAGCCACCGCTGTTCCTTAGCGGTGGCTTTTTATTTTCCTGCGATTGCGGATGTGCTTGTTCTCTATACATTTTCTGATCTTTTCCGAGGAAAATACGTCGAATTGTTTTGCGATGTTCTGTTAATTAAAAAAATCAGAATCCGTCCGAAAAAATCCTTAAGGATACTTCAAAAAGTGTGCTTGGGTATTTTTTCCCTTCATGTGGCGCGTAGTTATGTGACTGTGTCGTCCTGACAGAGGTGCTTTTTCCAAGTGAAAACTCATTCTGAAACACAAAATACCTGTAATGAGTCCTGATGTTGGTGCCGAATAGTTATATCAAGATGAACACGCCAAAGAAAATCGGACCCTATCAAATTATTAAACGTATCGCCGAAGGCGGTATGGCCGAAGTCTATTTAGGAAAAACGGAGTCCCGATTTGGAGTCAGTAAGCTGGCTGCCGTTAAGACGTCGTTGCAGGACGGGGATCGTGAAAAACTAAAGGAAATGTTTTTTAATGAGATTCGCATCAGTGCGAATTTAAGCCATCAGAATATCGTCAAGATCTACGACTTTGGCGAGTTTGAAAATCGCGGCTACATGGCGATGGAATACATCAATGGTGTGACTTTACGCGAATTGATGTCCTATCTCCAGGAGCGAAATGAAAAGCTAAGTTCCTCTTTTGTGTTGTACATCATTCATCAGGTGTCGTTGGCGCTGGCCTATGCCTATCAATCCGTCGACCCGCAGACGGGGCGTCAGCTAAAATTAATTCATCGGGACATCAGTCCGCACAATATTCTTTTGTCCTTTGAGGGCGAAGTGAAGGTGATTGATTTTGGCATCGCCAAAAAGCAAAAGGACAATGCTCTTGAAACGGCCGGGCAGATCAAAGGTAAAGTTGCCTACATGAGTCCGGAGCAGGTGCAGGGGCAAGAGCTGGACAGTGGCTCTGATATCTTTTCATTGGGCGTGGTGTATTGGGAGCTAATCACGAACGAGCGCTTCTTTCCAGGTACGACCACGAATGATGTTAAGCAGTCGATCCTGGCCTATGCTGTCAGTGGCTTAGAGAAGGCGAAGTTTCAGAACCGCGCCGACGAGTTATGGGATGTTCTGCCCATCATGCTTCATCAGGAACCCGAAAAGCGCGCAAGTGATGCGAATGAGCTGGCAAGACTGCTGGGAACTTTGTTGTCAGCCTTGCACCCGGATTTTTCGGCGTTGGCTTTCGCGGATTATCTAAAAGATATTTTCTCAACGACTTACAATAGCAACCTTGAGCATATCAGACAATTTGTGGATTATGCGGATCGCACCGTTGCGACAGAGGTAGATGCGGAAGGATTCTCCGAAGATGTGGGGGAGCTTGACGAATTCGACACCAAGATTTTGGAAGGGTCCTTCAGTACTGGTGTGATTTTGGAGAAGCTGGCTAGCCAGCTTGTGCCGCCGAAACCTCCGGAGCTTCCTGCGCAAAGCATTTTAACTAAGATGTTGTCAGCCTCACCAGTGCCGCCGCGACCGGTGCTAAAGGTGGATCTCCTGGCGGGATCGGTGCCTACGATCCCTTTTTATCGTCATCCTAAAAGGCCTCCTCCCAAGTCAGGGAACTTTGGCTTTTTCACACTGTGTTCGATTG
Protein-coding sequences here:
- a CDS encoding substrate-binding periplasmic protein yields the protein MGKFLVIFLSLLSCVGYAKVTFVTFPIPLMVESAEVGLFIDLTKEISKRTKTDILIQVMPTGRAILSFSKGQANAFFPALDVYTPTNAIKTVPFYEKIDYVFYRKEKPLKTIKDLEGKKVGLTFRYPYAVKLTANKKIKFVFSEDDVSNMKKLSDGNIDAFVVEERSGLRALELSRVNGITFDRQTPLSKQDVYYAFEDTEEGRRLAKEFSAVIMAMKANGSLDEAILRSKK
- a CDS encoding serine/threonine-protein kinase, with the translated sequence MNTPKKIGPYQIIKRIAEGGMAEVYLGKTESRFGVSKLAAVKTSLQDGDREKLKEMFFNEIRISANLSHQNIVKIYDFGEFENRGYMAMEYINGVTLRELMSYLQERNEKLSSSFVLYIIHQVSLALAYAYQSVDPQTGRQLKLIHRDISPHNILLSFEGEVKVIDFGIAKKQKDNALETAGQIKGKVAYMSPEQVQGQELDSGSDIFSLGVVYWELITNERFFPGTTTNDVKQSILAYAVSGLEKAKFQNRADELWDVLPIMLHQEPEKRASDANELARLLGTLLSALHPDFSALAFADYLKDIFSTTYNSNLEHIRQFVDYADRTVATEVDAEGFSEDVGELDEFDTKILEGSFSTGVILEKLASQLVPPKPPELPAQSILTKMLSASPVPPRPVLKVDLLAGSVPTIPFYRHPKRPPPKSGNFGFFTLCSIAVTAILFSGLTVGKSAIPLKNTEPVTAVVAATTPTAFQKVSAPVVVEVKPATPVVMKKAPVLGKGKRSTKARMVAKAPKPAKRAPAGRTSQVKAKAFDMGNIRNGMAYPSGTKCVNCWTNVGE
- a CDS encoding murein L,D-transpeptidase catalytic domain family protein; its protein translation is MTKRTLLNTLAVTAFLTLAACGQGGTSGAASETLNDDQTTQTTADDTTDEQAFNAADQSENDAPESMIDDTVEQEADLSVSSRASILAKYSYVDPNRVVPTTALGNALVYFENNKSKIKNKKYVSVIDYSQSSRKARFHIIDMATGKVWSIRVAHGKGSDSNHDGYAEKFSNVSGSKATSVGYFLTGSTYNGSNGLSLRLDGMSSTNSNARGRAIVIHGASYVKESSVIQGRSWGCPAVASSLKTKVITMLKGGSLIYSVK